One genomic window of Vicinamibacterales bacterium includes the following:
- a CDS encoding DUF3883 domain-containing protein, with amino-acid sequence EHVVPAHLAEVREPKLALLKKTEAAVMERLTKEITYWDHRAAQLKLQEQAGKPNARLNSAEARKRADLLQTRLQKRLDELKLEARISPLPPVVLGGMLVVPKGLLDLMAGRKPLPAGSDVDVHVVAAKARAIIMDVERRLGFEPTDRELEKLGYDIESKVPGTGKLRFIEVKGRASAADTVTVTRNEILYSLNKPEDFILGIVEFFDHERHQVHYVRQPFRREPDFGVTSVNYDLAELLARGSTPS; translated from the coding sequence TCGAACACGTGGTGCCGGCCCACCTGGCCGAGGTGCGCGAACCGAAGCTGGCCCTGCTGAAGAAGACCGAGGCCGCCGTGATGGAGCGGCTCACGAAGGAAATCACCTACTGGGACCACCGCGCCGCCCAGCTCAAGCTGCAGGAGCAGGCCGGAAAGCCCAACGCCCGCCTCAACTCCGCCGAGGCCCGTAAGCGGGCAGACCTGCTGCAGACGCGCCTGCAGAAGCGCCTGGACGAGCTGAAGCTCGAAGCCCGAATCTCGCCGCTGCCGCCCGTGGTGTTGGGCGGCATGCTGGTGGTGCCGAAGGGGCTGCTGGACCTGATGGCCGGCCGGAAGCCCCTGCCTGCTGGCTCCGACGTAGATGTGCACGTCGTGGCCGCGAAGGCGCGCGCCATCATCATGGACGTGGAGCGCCGCCTGGGCTTCGAGCCCACGGACCGCGAGCTCGAGAAGCTGGGCTACGACATCGAGAGCAAGGTGCCTGGCACCGGCAAGCTGCGGTTCATCGAGGTGAAGGGGCGTGCGTCCGCGGCAGACACCGTGACCGTGACCCGCAACGAGATCCTTTACTCCTTGAACAAGCCCGAGGACTTCATCCTGGGCATTGTGGAGTTCTTCGACCACGAGCGGCACCAGGTGCACTACGTGCGCCAGCCGTTCCGGCGCGAGCCCGACTTCGGCGTGACGAGCGTGAACTACGACTTGGCCGAACTGCTGGCGAGGGGGAGCACGCCCTCATGA